Genomic DNA from Rhodothermales bacterium:
GAGGCGATTTCCTCTTCGGTGAGCGACCGGATCACGCGGGCAGGATTGCCATAGACGAGGGAGCCCGGAGGCACGAGGGTGCGGCCCGTGACGAGTGCGCCGGCCCCCACGATGCTGCCGGCGCCGATGACCGCCTGGTCGAGGATAATGGCGCCCATCCCGATCAGCACCCGATCCTCGACGGTGCAGCCATGCACGATGGCGCTGTGGCCCACGGTAACCCGGTTGCCGATGTACGTCGGACCCGTTTTGCCCGTGACATGCACGACCGCGTTGTCCTGGATGTTGGTTTCCGCGCCGATGCGGATCGTGTTGACGTCCCCGCGAATGGTGGCATTGAACCACACGCTGCAAAACGGCCCCAGCACGACGTCTCCGATCACATCGGCGGAGGGGGCGAGATACGCGGAAGCGGGTACGGTGGGGACGATGCCCCGGAACGGATGTAGCATGAGATGGCGTTGCCTTGCATGGCGGAAACGAGATGCCCGATATTACGTGTTTTTTGCGTACCGAGCATCCCGTATCTGCCACGCGGATTTTCACAGGCCGGCGATGCCCGCGCGCAAGGTCGGCATGTAACCTGGACTACAGGTTACGCGTAGAGCATCTTGCTTCAGCCCGGATGCGGCACTCATAACAGCACATACCGACTTTTTCCATGCGATACCTCACCGTCCTTCTCTGTGCCCTCGGATGCGCCGGCCTCGCGACCACGGCGTCCGCCGACGACGCCACCGGCCGCATTTACGGCCGAATCACCACGACCGACGGCGATGTGTACGAGGGATTGATCCGCTGGGACCGCAACGAGGCGAGCTGGGTCGATGTCCTGAACGGCTCCAAGGTCATCCATCGCACGGACCGCGAGCGTGAACGGGGCCGGCGGATCGAGATCTTCGGCTTTACCGTCTACGAAGAGGACGGCGATCGCACCTACTCGCGCACCTCGGGCATCCGGTTCGGCAACATCCGTTCGCTCGAGCGGATCGGCAGCGACCGGGCGCGCCTTATCCTGCAAACCGGCGAGGAAGTGGAGCTGATCAACGGGTCCACCGATATCGGAAACGACGTCCGTGAAATCATCATCGAGGACGCCGAGGCGGGGCAGATC
This window encodes:
- a CDS encoding gamma carbonic anhydrase family protein gives rise to the protein MLHPFRGIVPTVPASAYLAPSADVIGDVVLGPFCSVWFNATIRGDVNTIRIGAETNIQDNAVVHVTGKTGPTYIGNRVTVGHSAIVHGCTVEDRVLIGMGAIILDQAVIGAGSIVGAGALVTGRTLVPPGSLVYGNPARVIRSLTEEEIASIDVYADKYLANIKAYTGRE